The nucleotide window CGGAAGACGAGGTCGTTGCCCACGCCTTCGATGGCGCGGAACATGTCGAGCAGGTTGCCCGCGATCGTGATCTCCTCGACAGGGTACGCCAGCTCGCCGTTGTCGATCCACATGCCGACGGCGCCGCGCGAATAGTCGCCGGTGACGCCGTTGACGCCGAAGCCGATCAGCTCCGTGACGTAGAGACCCTGCTTGACGCTCCCGATGAGGTCCTTCGGGTCGGCCGCGCCCTTGGCCAGGTAGAGGTTCGTCGTGCCGACGGTGACGCCGCTGCCGTCCCGCGCGGCGTGATGCGTCGAGGCCATGCCGAGCTTGCGGCCGCTGTACGTGTCGAGGAGGTACGAGGTCAGCACTCCCTTGTCGACGACGACCGTGCGCAGGATCGGCAGCCCCTCGCCGTCGAAGGGCCGCGAGCCGAGGCCTCCGGAAATGGTCCCGTCGTCGATGATCGTGACACCTGGCGCGGCGATCTGCTGGCCGAGCTTGTCGAGGAGGAAGGAGGCGCCGCGGTAGAGCGACGGGCCCGCGACGGCGCCGGCGACATGCCGGACCAGGCTCGCCGCCGTCTCCGGATCGAAGACGACCGGCACCTGGGCAGTCTTGACCTGCCGGGCGCCCAAGCGACGCAGCGCGCGGCTGGCTGCCGTCTTGCCGATCTCCTCGGGCGAGTCGAGGCGGGCGCGCTTGCGCGTGACGTGGTACCAGCCGTCGCGCTGCATGTGGCCGTTTTCCGAGGCGACGGGCGAAGCCGAGAGACTGAAGGACGACGTGCCGTACTCGGCGGCGAAGCCGTGGCTCCCGGCGTAGGCGTAGCGGGCGCGGCGATCGGCAAAATCACCGCCCTCGGAGTTCGTGATGCGCGGATCGGCCCCGAGCGCCGCGGCCTCGCAGCGCCGCGCGAGCTCGATTTTCTCCTCAGGCGAGAGATCGTGGCCCGTCGGATCATCGAGGTCGAGGGCCGGGATCTCCCGCGCGAGCACGCTCGCCTCAGGCAGCCCG belongs to Candidatus Rokuibacteriota bacterium and includes:
- a CDS encoding TldD/PmbA family protein, which encodes MLDLLSDVLKRARERGATAADAFLVEDKAFSAQVRLGRVDTVKHAREQHLSLRVFSGKSAAAASTSDFSRTSVERLVDEAVSLSRITAPDELSGLPEASVLAREIPALDLDDPTGHDLSPEEKIELARRCEAAALGADPRITNSEGGDFADRRARYAYAGSHGFAAEYGTSSFSLSASPVASENGHMQRDGWYHVTRKRARLDSPEEIGKTAASRALRRLGARQVKTAQVPVVFDPETAASLVRHVAGAVAGPSLYRGASFLLDKLGQQIAAPGVTIIDDGTISGGLGSRPFDGEGLPILRTVVVDKGVLTSYLLDTYSGRKLGMASTHHAARDGSGVTVGTTNLYLAKGAADPKDLIGSVKQGLYVTELIGFGVNGVTGDYSRGAVGMWIDNGELAYPVEEITIAGNLLDMFRAIEGVGNDLVFRDRTAAPTVLVGRMTVAGA